The DNA sequence gggttcttgagatatagccctttttccaaaaagttgatgcacaccgcacgccagacataatatggccatatgattacctctttgagccttcggctcagaagagctaacaagaggcccatgggccacatcgctcacctgagtcacctcggtccatatcagaagattttccatatctatttgcatgtaaaactgtagtccctattatggccccaaaccttcccctggaggccatggtttttgcaaacttgaatctacactatgtcagaaagctttcatgtaaatgtgaacttctttcgcccaatggttcttgagaagaagatttttaaagattttccctatatatttgtatgtaaaactttgatcccctattgtggccccatcctaccccgggggggtgggggtgggggtggggggtgggcatgattttaacaaacctgaatctgcactatatcagaaagctttcatataaatctcagcttttctggcttagtggttctgggaagaagatttttaaagatttttcctatatatttgtatgtaaaactttgaccccctattgtggccccatccgacccccgggggccatgatcttaacaatttagaatctgcactatatcgggaagctttcatataaacctcagcttttctggctcagtggttcttgagaagaagattttaaaagatttttcctataaatttgtatgtaaaactttgatgccccccttgaggccccatccaatccccggggtccatgattttaacaaacttgaatctgcactatatcaacaacaaaaaaaaaaaaacgaaaaaaaaaaagaacaaaaaaaaaacaacaaacaaaactttgaccccctattgtggccccatccgacccccgggggccatgattttaacaatttagaatctgcactatatcagaaagctttcatataaatctcagcttttctggcttagtggttctgggaagaagatttttaaagatttttcctatatatttgtatgtaaaactttgaccccctattgtggccccatccgacccccgggggccatgatcttaacaatttagaatctgtactatatcaggaagctttcatataaacctcagcttttctggcttagtggttctgggaagaagatttttaaagatttttcctatatatttgtatgtaaaactttgatcccctattgtggccccatccgacccccgggggccatgatcttaacaatttagaatctgtactatatcaggaagctttcatataaacctcagcttttctggctcagtggttcttgggaagaagatttttaaagattttcccgatatatttgtatgtaaaactttgatcccctattgtggccccatccgacccccgggggccatgattttaacaatttagaatctgtattatataaggatGCTTTcttataaacctcagcttttctggctcagtggttcttgagaagaagatttttaaagattttccctatatatttgtatgtaaaactttgatcccctattgtggccccatccgacccccgggggccaggattttaacaatttagaatctgcattatataaggaagctttcatataaatctcagcttttctggctcagtggttcttgagaagaagatttttaaagattttccctatatatttgtatgtaaaactttgaccccctattgtggccccatccgacccccgggggccatgattttaacaatttagaatctgcattatataagaaagctttcatataaatctcagcttttctggctcagtggttcttgagaagaagatttttaaagattttccctatatatttgtatgtaaaactttgaccccctattgtggccccatccgacccccgggggccatgattttaacaatttagaatctgcattatataagaaagctttcatataaatctcagcttttctggctcagtggttcttgagaagaagatttttaaagatttttcctatatatttgtatgtaaaactttggtcccctattgtggccccatccgacccccgggggctatgattttaacaatttagaatctgcattatataaggaagctttcatataaatctcagcttttctggttcagtggttcttgagaagaagatttttaaagatttttcctatatatttgtatgtaaaactttggtcccctattgtagccccatccgacccccgggggccaggattttaacaatttagaatctgcattatataaggaagctttcatataaatctcagcttttctggctcagtggttcttgagaagaagattttttaatgaccctaccctatttttaccttttcttgattatctccccttgcaaggtggcctggccctttattttaacaatttagaattccctttacctaaggatgttttgcgccaactttggttgaaattggcccagtggttgttgagaagaagttgaaaatgtgaaaagtttacagacggacagacagacggacggacgccggaatacaggtgatcagaaaagctcacttgagctttcagctcaggtgagctaaaaatgtgaaTCTATGCAAGTTTGGTCCAGTTTGGGCTGAATGCTTTAACCTGCTCCAAACACTGTAATCTGGTCATCATCCAGATCCTATAAGAATTCCACACTTTAACTCAGATCCTGCTGCCACTTGGGGTATACAATCAGTTATCTCCAACTTTGTTAAACTATATATGATTGTAAGTTAATATCAAGGGTCAAAATTCAggatatgaataataaaaatgtacacaTGCAGACATTTTGTACATTAGTATTACTAAAGCTTTGGGAGAAGTTATACGGTATATGATGCTTCACAAATTTTCTCTTCCAGTTGAGAAGTTTTACAGTTTGAATTTTCTAGTCATTTTAGATTCATTATACAGAATCTAGTATAGAAGTATAAACAAACCAAGTTACAACGAAGTCCTgattataacaaaataaaacgtactactcaatgattgattgattgattgtataatgttcctctccagaatttttcattcatatggagacatcagcaagatcggtgaagggcttcaaatttaggcctatgctcagcgcttgtgcccattgagcagtgagggttctttagtgtgccacccCTACAGTGACatggggcatccgtttttaaggtcatctgaTGCTGAGCggttggcgatggaactgtcactacctgtttttttaatgacttaggtctgtcatggctgggattcaaaccccgacctttcgcatgcggggtgaacactctaacctctcggccaccacGGTGGTGATGTTAAGATAATGGAAACCAGGAATTTACAGGGTACTGTAAACGTGGAAACTTACATGTGGAGGTTATTCACACTAAATACGCCACTTACAAGATTGTCATGTAAATTACCCCAACGCCCACTATACCCATAGTTAATCAATTTATTAATTAAAGATACTTACATTGCGTAATAAAACACTATATGTAAGGTTTGTCCAAGAAATATGCATAATTAACAACACGCAGAAATATCCATTTACAGTATGGTGAATTATTGTTACAACAACACTGGTGGCTGCCCCTGGAGGTTCATTACAACTCGGTTCTACCGATGGGATGCATTGATGTTGTATCAAAATTCAGTACTTGGGTGAATTTGTAACAATtgaaacaaacaacaaacaaacggTATTAgttaacaaaacatttttactatGTATCCAGTTCCAACAGAAAATTTTGACACTTTTTCATCAGGACTTTGATGGCCTCCTCTACAAGTATGTCTGGTGGCAGAATACCAGTCGATTCTACAGaaactgaagaagaaaaaataatggaCATTGAATGAACAGAAAGGTTGAGTTCTGCCAGTTCCAGTGCTTTAAAATACAGTCCACTCCAGATATATTAAATTTCAAGTGACAAACTAGCattgttcattatatcaaaagttcaatataactAATATTCAACTACCTAAATAATGCTACTAGTGATTTATTcttacttcaatataacagacagTTCAATATCAGCAACTTCAATACaagtggagtagactgtaaTTCCtaagatattttgtatatagtgGTATAATGTTATTATGTGTTCTGAGGTTTGAACAAATGTGACACTTGTTCTCTCAACACTTATTATGCCCCCTGGAGGAGTGATTGTGCTTgtttgaagattttaaaatatgcagCTACTCTTAAACTTGAGAAAATCTGAAATCCATAAACATTACCCAGAAAGCTGGAAAGTGTTCATACTTACCGTGTACAAAACATAATGAAAGTGTTCATTCTGTACCGTGTGCAAAACATAATGAAAGTGTTCATTCTGTACCGTGTGCAAAACATAATAAAAGCGTTCATACTGTGCCATGTGCAAAACATAATAAAAGTGTTCATACTGTACCGTGTGCAAAACATAGTGAAAGTGTTCATACTGTACCGTGTGCAAAACATAATAGACGTATGAATCTGTTTTCTTGTGATTATTAAATAAGTTTAACAGAAATTCATAGATTTGTGAAAGATTTTGAAGCTTACAAATAAAATGATCTCTAATTTTCTTCAGTTCAACCAAGTCTTTTAATTCATCATGACGAAATACTTCTCGACTACATGTGTCTTTTCTTGAATTTGCCACTCTTGCCACTTTTTCTCCTGAAATGAGGAAAAGGATTGATTTATGgacaaaatattcatatcaaacaATATCAGGTATTGACAATTTAATATAAAGCCTAACATAAGGATTTATCAAGCCATGAAACATGGCATTAACCAAGTAGAAGTACATAGTCTGTCTTCAAGATGAATATTATAACTTCAGATTTTTATCTTCAACTTAGGAACTGAAATTCTAAGgacgtgaatttcacaatatggTAGAGGGATTACAATTATGTACACAGTGTGTCATAAAAAAGTCTATCTAAATCTAATTTAATCTATTTTTGGTcttaattaaagggactgattcatgatcccccccccccccccccaattctgtttttcacttttaatgtgTTCAAATGGTTTCACAATAAAAacattaaggttatacattatcacaaaagctcattatagagagtttattatctgctgtgtaaacaaagattagagtatgttattgtttacaaagttttcaaaataaatggatattgatctaaggTTATCATATGTACCACActtcaagtattctttaggtgaaatgtatcatttaaaagttaaatttgcgACTGTGCAAAATCAAAAAGCTTTAAagtacaaaattaatatttcactggttgTTTGTCAACATaaaaaagacttgagtctttgtttacataactcagagttaaggctaaaatattgcttttatccttgcattcagaaggtccaaaTTTGGTTgccaacattaaatgagttataaacatcaaaaatgaaaaatatgtttttcaaaaaatgtgaaccagtccctttaaaatttataaattgcTAAATTTCTGTGGAATTTCCATGTTGACATTCTCAAATTCCTTTCcaaaaaactataaaaattaGCATATCCCAATTTCATTGTGATTGACATAATCACACTTTCCGCCATCAGTCGGCCTAGACAGACAGAAGAGAGACCAGATACCACCTTGAAATAAGATTGTTGATACCAACTAAGTTTACCATCATTGCAAATAAGCTAGAAAAATGTCTTTAATGACAAACATCAGCAATGTATGGAGTACAATTACAATCTGAGTGACTCGGGTGACCCAGAAATATATTGATGGTAAAACATATGTATACTTGAACATGTCGTTGGTGTACTGCACACATTGTGGAGTCATTCAAATTTGTGGAGGCCAATTTTCATTGACTGTCAAACTTTAGAATTTCATCGAGATGTAATTTCATGGATATGGTTTCTTGTATTTTATGGTGGTTTGAGATTCATGAGATAGGGGTATCCATGAAATACACAAAAGTTGAGCCTCCCACCAAATTTAAGGATTCCACAGTATCTGAGAAAATTAGGAGCTTATTAGGTCATCTCTCTGGTACAACAGCAGACTTACCATCCACCTTGTCTATAGCAATGACTCCTGTGTTAGTTAGACTGACCCTCTGGTGCAACAGCAGACTTACCATCCACCTTGTCTATAGCAATGACCCCTGTGTTAGTTAGACTGACCCTCTGGTCTATAGCAGACTTACCATCCACCTTGTCTATAGCAATGACCCCTGTGGTAGTTAGACCGACCCTCTGGTCTATAGCAATGACTCCTGTGTTAGTTAGACCGACCCTCTGGTACAACAGCAGACTTACCATCCACCTTGTCTATAGCAATGACCCCTGTGTTAGTTAGACCGACCCTCTGGTCTATAGCAATGACTCCTGTGTTAGTTAGACCAACCCTCTGGTCTATAGCAATGACCCCTGTGTTAGTTAGATTGACCCTCTGGTCTATAGCAATGACCCCTGTGTTAGTTAGATTGACCCTCTGGTCTATAGCAATGACCCCTGTGTTAGTTAGATTGACCCTCTGGTCTATAGCAATGACCCCTGTGTTAGTTAGATTGACCCTCTGGTCTATAGCAATGACCCCTGTGTTAGTTAGACTGACCCTCTGGTCTATAGCAATGACCCCTGTGTTAGTTAGACCGACCCTCTGGTCTATAGCAATGACTCCTGTGTTAGTTAGACTGACCCTCTGGTACAACAGCAGACTTACCATCCACCTTGTCTATAGCAATGACTCCTGGTGAAAAACAGTTCTGTAGCTTCTCTGCCATAGTCCCTGTGATCCGCGACTTCAGAATTATCTCTGGTAAAAGTCTATAGGAGGCTGTAGctgtgaaaaacaaaaatccccAAATAGAGGCTGTTGTTTTCCATCATCAATCTCAAAATCATTGTCGCAAGCCACACATATTGTCTGTTAACAAATAAGGTAGGGAaggtactaccggactcagTAACCGTGGCTAGCGACGGTGTCTTAAAATAGAAGTTTTCCTTCATCTACAGATACAAAAGGATCTTTCAACATTAGGGCCTATATTATACAGAATTCCCCCCCTAGGATTATAATCTTATTTTCAAATGCAATATCTGAATTTAATTAATACATCTTGTCTTTTTGTTTGTCAATGTTATCAGAATAGAATGTTTACTAAATTATTTCCATTTTCTCCAAGAAAAATGACTTTTATGTACATTTGGATTAAGGGAATTATGATTCAATCAAGTTATAAAAAATATCTCCTAAAATTTGTCCTCCATCTTTCACTCAAATGAAACTCACCAACAGGGGAGAATTTAGCATGGTCCTTCCCTACTCCTTTATTACAGAACACCCTTAGATCTATTTCctgtaaaacaatataaatcaaTTTATATAATCAGATTTCAAATGATGTCCcaattctaaaatatttacaactgtaaagaaaaaaataaagccAAATCTCTGTACCATCTCATTTTCTCCTGTCTGATAAAAAGCAAAAAGCATTACATGTAATACCATTGGTTCATTCTATTGGTAATTCCAAAGAATAAGCCTCATAGATGTATTTTACACTGAAAACCTATTTTTAATTAGTATATTTCCAAGTtatactaaatacatgtataactaagTTGCATTGGTTGAAATGTTTTCAATAACAGCAATCTTCTATGGAACATTACTAGATCTTGTTTAACTGTCCTAGTATGTGGAACATTATCAGATCTTGTTTACCTGTCCTGATCTGTGGAACATTATCAGATCTTGTTTACCTGTCCTGATCTGTGGAACATTATCAGATCTTGTTTACCTGTCCTGGTCTGTGGAACATTACTAGATGTTGTTTACCTGTCCTGATCTGTGGAACATTATTAGATGTTGTTTACTTGTCCTAGTCTGTGGAACATTACTAGATGTTGTTTACCTGTCCTAGTCTGTGGAACATTATTAGATGTTGTTTACCTGTCCTAGTCTGTGGAACATTACTAGATGTTGTTTACCTGTCCTAGTCTGTGGAACATTATTAGATGTTGTTTACCTGTCCTAGTCTGTGGAACATTATTAGATGTTGTTTACCTGTCCTAGTCTGTGGAACATTACTAGATGTTGTTTACCTGTCCTAGTCTGTGGAACATTACTAGATGTTGTTTACCTGTCCTAGTCTGTGGAACATTACTAGATGTTGTTTACCTGTCCTAGTCTGTGGAACATTACTAGATGTTGTTTACCTGTCCTAGTCTGTGGAACATTACTAGATGTTGTTTACCTGTCCTAGTCTGTGGAACATTACTAGATGTTGTTTACCTGTCCTAGTCTGTGGAACATTACTAGATCTTATTTACCTGTCCTAATTTGTGGAACATTACTAGATCATGTTTACCTGTCCTAATCTGTGGAACATTACTAGATCTTGTTTACCTGTCCTAGTGTGTGGAACATTTGTTTACCTGTCCTGGTCTTAATTTGGCTATCAGGATATCGTCATTAACAGGTCGCAGATCTCCTTCCTTAAACTGAAACAATAAGATATAGTACTGTTATATGCAGTGCTAGTATTGTAAAAGAATCAGTAATTGCTTCTATTGAGGATCGAACCCATAACCTCTGCTTTAACAGTCCAATGCTCTACCCATTAACCAGAACCTCTGCTTTAACAGTCCAATGCTCTACCCATTAACCAGAACCTCAGCTTTAACAGTCCAGTGATCCACCCATTAACCAGAACCTCTGCTTTAACAGTCCAGTGCTCCACCCATTAACCAGAACCTCTGCTTTAACAGTCCAGTGCTCCACCCATTAACCAGAACCTCTGCTTTAACAGTCCAGTGATCCACCCATTAACCAGAACCTCTGCTTTAACAGTCCAGTGCTCCACCCATTAACCAGAACCTCTGCTTTAACAGTTCAGTGCTCCACTCATTAACCAGAACCTCTGCTTTAACAGTTCAGTGCTCCACCCATTAACCAGAACCTCTGCTTTAACAGTTCAGTGCTCCACTCATTAACCAGAACCTCTGCTTTAACAGTTCAGTGCTCCACCCATTAACCAGAACCTCTGCTTTAACAGTTCAGTGCTCCACCCATTAACCGGAACCTCTGCTTTAACAGTCCAGTGCTCCACCCATTAACCAGAACTAGCGGGAAGACCATGTATCTAACACTGCCACAATATGTGCATGAACTTGGCTCAAGCATGAATAGAACTAACAAATAATGATGAAACCACCCTGCCAAACAACTGTTGAGTAAACAGGAAATTGATGGGTGTAGGTATTGAAACTGTGTCACATCATAGTTCTTTTAaaagtattcaatgtataatggtcatgtttcatatctagtaaatggatggtggaatttttgtaatggtatcattttgaagggtttatcaaataaaaataatccaacatggaaattttcaaaattttgattattgctttttttattttacttagaattttacattgaagtctatgggaagaacatgttttatcaaaatatctttaaaagaaattacattTTCACACAAGAGTGGGTTAATTATCTACACAGAAGGGAGAGTGGGTTAATCATCTACACAACAGGGAGAGTGGGTTAATCATCTACACAGCAGGGAGAGTGGGTTAATCATCTACACAGCAGGGAGAGCAGGTTAATCATCTACACAGCAGGGAGAGTGGGTTAATCATCTACACAACAGGGAGAGTGGGTTAATGATCTACACAGCAGGGAGAGTGAGTTAATCATCTACACAGCAGGGAGAGTGGGTTAATCATCTCCTACACAGCAGGGAGAGTGGGTTAATCATCTCCTACACTGCAGGGAGAGCAGGTTAATCATCTACACAGCAGGGAGAGTGGGTTAATCATCTCCTACACAGCAGGGAGAGCGGGTTAATCATCTCCTACACAGCAGGGAGAGCAGGTTAATCATCTACACAGCAGGGAGAGTGGGTTAATTATCTACACAGCAGGGAGAGTGGGTTAATCATCTACACAACAGGGAGAGCAGGTTAATCATCTACACAGCAGGGAGAGTGGGTTAATCATCTACACAGCAGGGAGAGTGGGTTAATCATCTACACAGCAGGGAGAGTGGGTTAATCATCTACACAGCAGGGAGAGTGGGTTAATCATCTACACAGCAGGGAGAGCAGGTTAATCATCTACACAGCAGGGAGAGTGGGTTAATCATCTACACAGCAGGGAGAGTGGGTTAATCATCTACACAGCAGGGAGAGTGGGTTAATCATCTACACAACAGGGAGAGTGGGTTAATCCTCTACACAGCAGGAAGAGCGGGTTAATCATCTACAAAGCAGGGAGAGTGGGTTGATCATCTCCTACACAGCAGGGAGAGTGGGTTAATCATCTCCTACACTGCAGGGAGAGCAGGTTAATCATCTACACAGCAGGGAGAGTGGGTTAATCATCTCCTACACAGCAGGGAGAGTGGGTTAATCATCTCCTACACAGCAGGGAGAGCAGGTTAATCATCTACACAGCAGGGAGAGTGGGTTAATTATCTACACAGCAGGGAGAGTGGGTTAATCATCTACACAGCAGGGAGAGTGGGTTAATCATCTACACAACAGGGAGAGTGGGTTAATCATCTACACAGCAGGGAGAGCAGGTTAATCATCTACACAACAAGGAGAGTGGGTTAATCATCTACACAGCAGGGAGAGTGGGTTAATCATCTACACAACAGGGAGAGTGGGTTAATCATCTACACAGCAGGGAGAGCAGGTTAATCATCTACACAGCAGGGAGAGTGGGTTAATCATCTACACAGCAGGGAGAGTGGGTTAATCATCTACACAACAGGGAGAGTGGGTTAATCATCTACACAACAGAGAGAGTGGGTTAATCATCTACACAGCAGGGAGAGTGGGTTAATCATCTACACAGCAGGGAGAGTGGGTTAATCATCTACACAGCAGGGAGAGTGGGTTAATCATCTACACAGCAGGGAGAGTGGGTTA is a window from the Ostrea edulis chromosome 5, xbOstEdul1.1, whole genome shotgun sequence genome containing:
- the LOC125649475 gene encoding DNA-directed RNA polymerases I and III subunit RPAC1-like isoform X3, which translates into the protein MAIEKVHINNNTSIIQDEVLAHRLGLIPIKADPRLFEYKTEGEDFSPEDTIIFQLKVKCTKNSQAKDATDPDELYKDHKVTTKHLKWIPAKGQDTIFKEGDLRPVNDDILIAKLRPGQEIDLRVFCNKGVGKDHAKFSPVATASYRLLPEIILKSRITGTMAEKLQNCFSPGVIAIDKVDGEKVARVANSRKDTCSREVFRHDELKDLVELKKIRDHFICKLQNLSQIYEFLLNLFNNHKKTDSYVYYVLHTVQYEHFHYVLHTVQYEHFYYVLHMAQYERFYYVLHTVQNEHFHYVLHTVQNEHFHYVLYTVSMNTFQLSG
- the LOC125649475 gene encoding DNA-directed RNA polymerases I and III subunit RPAC1-like isoform X1, which encodes MMDITDDTRRRVTLNEHGVDNVHSTDFPGEYPNYDDSWNFKKFKKNFRIDMIKMNDDELEFDMVGIDAAIANAFRRILLSEVPTMAIEKVHINNNTSIIQDEVLAHRLGLIPIKADPRLFEYKTEGEDFSPEDTIIFQLKVKCTKNSQAKDATDPDELYKDHKVTTKHLKWIPAKGQDTIFKEGDLRPVNDDILIAKLRPGQEIDLRVFCNKGVGKDHAKFSPVATASYRLLPEIILKSRITGTMAEKLQNCFSPGVIAIDKVDGEKVARVANSRKDTCSREVFRHDELKDLVELKKIRDHFICKLQNLSQIYEFLLNLFNNHKKTDSYVYYVLHTVQYEHFHYVLHTVQYEHFYYVLHMAQYERFYYVLHTVQNEHFHYVLHTVQNEHFHYVLYTVSMNTFQLSG